From the genome of Sulfitobacter sp. DSM 110093, one region includes:
- a CDS encoding GEVED domain-containing protein, protein MTAAEAGDFSIDWSTFDWPAGFAGPLVRTLDDQYGFEIDATVEMTGLLRSYSTDAQGNPIFSPDDVDIFGGGVESLVVIGDAALNAGRRGDDRITASVSASSGGVAFQVDNLSVDILDLDPTDAHSTGDRCDFVTAFGDNGNPSISTLGSAPTVVVGPGLGSGDTGLLNANEAQCLFIEGSAVLSPTSDNDPNGSIRLTYPDATSRIEIWYDESIGEVRSYYNPVTLPYDAGARGIGIFAEVNFTTDQTIDLTRFTSPLSALQGNTITFIYEVTNTGELPFNPNQDVVIQDSLVDTVTCPAITAPVAPGGTVTCTAEYTVTAADALSGAVDSTATAGIGAIGTPFVSRLQSNPENASIVANVLSTDTGPQTCTPQSVFGQPRTQLAGAGSAFALTTSDIFVYDNVTTDINGNDLDVVFQATQISNAINVNIDGTLEARMTPTDNGFVTYRLRLVQDGSATPSNPQGTPVEQSRMNGVIIQQTDVDSRDTTDDSSDVVGPLLAPDGISYFHTAPLASFPANGQAVTMDPAKSGDPTNWIDEPNESSFDNYVTYEYSTFTEGEFIHGYTGTSQNDAARGSSIRLCAVTNTSASVVAGDDDYTATPLNSLLGGTAGEVMTNDTINGLPAAFPTATLDVLTEAVPQNTGDPVPVLETQGADAGRVIVPPGVPSGTYEIEYELCDSLDPTQCDRARVIIAVFDGLGVDFGDAPISYLTASHGVSDTPLIYLGNVPPDIELVAQSDASATADDLLDTDDEDAVVFPLMTQGVISTLNVPVTGVGYLQTWIDFNGDGVFEGSFGENIASDLRDDGTGFDDVAGDGVIQIDVSVPSDATTSTTFARFRYSSEAGLPVASFAVDGEVEDYSLVIAAADLVDRGDAPASYGEPRHIIVPDIYLGGGLPDSETETMYSSNADGDDLDGIDDEDSIAVFPVLEAGTIVPLTIQTHETLSVQLALGIPVIEGITNLQVWIDFNQNNVFDPTEQVAVNFRDGGLGDTDGSFNNQITLNIPVPADIGNGTSFARVRWSTSSALTQDPFSGLNFDGEVEDYLVTLVNLLPQGAIEGTLYEDADSSGSRDGAETTLPAGIGVTLFDDAGTPVDPADDTVVGTTETDAAGAYLFSNLDTARGYLVEVDETDPEIPAGLVLTTGNPIASLAVDIGSGSAVSYDFGFENAPTQADLALAQTILHAGDGTPATEAAAGDALDIVLTLSNSGPGSPSDVRVLDLIPDGFAYVSDDAAAQGDSYDPATGVWLLGDLLAGSSHSLTIRVTMQSDGTYENQAEIIGSSLIDPDSDPDTGALVDDLGDGLVDDDEARASVTLSTTGPVLSGTVFFDIGASGAAYDGTQQSGEQGTDRAKVQIFDAGGVLLATPAVAADGIWRATLPDGYSGAVTVTALPGTGLLNVSESGAALPGLVNSDPYDGSITFTPAAATSYATLDFGMVEAARLNQSQERTIRAGQVLALRHEYIAAAPGSVSFSIAGEASTPDGAFSTALYEDTDCDGTADQTITGPLSTDAGTLICVLARVTASGAATQGSTYRFDLLADTSYGASGLSQQNDNTDRLVVEAAQGTLQLTKTVRNVTQGSPEGVSNGASAGDLLEYRIYVETVGTVPARDIVVYDRTPPYTALSSAVPSPITLADGVECTLDEPLANAPGYDGALRWSCTGVLQPGAQGFVAFEVSIQ, encoded by the coding sequence ATGACAGCCGCGGAAGCCGGGGATTTCTCTATCGATTGGTCGACATTCGATTGGCCCGCAGGATTTGCCGGGCCCCTGGTGCGAACCTTAGATGATCAATACGGCTTTGAGATTGATGCGACCGTAGAGATGACAGGGCTGCTGCGCTCCTATAGCACTGATGCGCAGGGCAACCCGATTTTTAGCCCGGATGACGTAGACATTTTCGGCGGCGGTGTGGAATCATTGGTTGTCATCGGCGATGCCGCGCTGAACGCGGGGCGGCGCGGGGATGACAGGATCACCGCAAGCGTATCGGCAAGCTCTGGCGGAGTGGCGTTTCAAGTCGACAACCTATCGGTCGATATCCTCGACTTGGATCCCACAGATGCGCACAGCACGGGCGATCGGTGCGACTTTGTCACTGCCTTTGGTGACAACGGCAACCCGAGCATTAGCACGCTAGGCTCCGCGCCCACCGTGGTTGTTGGCCCCGGTCTGGGCTCTGGCGATACGGGACTGCTGAATGCAAACGAGGCGCAGTGTTTGTTCATCGAAGGGAGCGCCGTTCTTTCTCCTACATCCGACAACGATCCGAACGGGTCGATCCGGCTTACCTATCCCGACGCAACCTCGCGGATCGAGATTTGGTACGATGAAAGCATCGGTGAGGTGCGCAGCTACTACAACCCTGTGACGCTGCCTTACGACGCGGGCGCGCGGGGGATTGGCATTTTTGCAGAGGTGAATTTCACCACGGATCAGACCATCGACCTTACGCGTTTCACCAGCCCGCTGTCCGCGCTCCAAGGCAATACGATTACCTTTATCTATGAGGTGACGAACACAGGCGAGCTGCCCTTTAATCCGAACCAAGATGTGGTGATCCAAGACAGCCTTGTAGACACGGTCACTTGCCCCGCGATCACCGCACCCGTGGCACCCGGTGGCACGGTAACCTGTACGGCGGAATATACTGTTACGGCCGCTGATGCGCTGTCGGGCGCGGTCGATAGCACGGCAACTGCAGGGATCGGTGCAATCGGCACGCCTTTCGTATCCCGCCTGCAATCCAACCCAGAGAATGCCAGCATCGTCGCCAATGTTCTGTCGACCGATACGGGGCCGCAAACCTGTACGCCGCAATCTGTCTTTGGGCAGCCGCGCACCCAATTGGCAGGTGCGGGGAGCGCCTTCGCGCTGACCACCTCAGACATCTTCGTTTATGACAATGTCACCACAGACATTAACGGTAACGATTTGGATGTCGTGTTTCAGGCGACACAAATTAGTAACGCCATAAACGTCAATATTGACGGGACGCTCGAAGCGCGAATGACGCCGACTGACAATGGTTTTGTCACCTACCGGCTACGTCTTGTCCAAGACGGCAGTGCGACCCCGTCCAACCCCCAAGGGACGCCGGTCGAGCAAAGCCGCATGAACGGTGTGATCATTCAGCAGACCGATGTGGACAGCCGCGACACAACGGATGACAGTTCTGACGTTGTCGGCCCTTTGCTTGCACCCGATGGAATTTCATATTTTCACACCGCACCGCTTGCCTCATTCCCCGCTAATGGGCAGGCCGTCACGATGGACCCCGCCAAGTCTGGCGATCCGACCAATTGGATTGATGAGCCGAATGAGAGCAGTTTCGACAACTATGTGACCTACGAATACAGCACCTTTACGGAAGGTGAATTCATTCACGGCTATACCGGAACTTCGCAAAATGATGCGGCGCGCGGTTCTTCGATCCGGCTCTGCGCGGTGACGAATACCTCGGCCAGCGTGGTGGCGGGCGACGATGACTATACGGCGACCCCCCTTAACAGCTTGCTGGGTGGCACCGCCGGAGAGGTCATGACCAACGACACGATCAACGGCCTGCCAGCCGCCTTCCCAACCGCAACGCTGGATGTCCTAACCGAGGCCGTGCCACAAAACACCGGCGACCCGGTGCCCGTACTTGAGACACAAGGCGCAGATGCGGGTCGGGTGATTGTTCCGCCCGGCGTGCCTTCTGGCACCTATGAGATCGAGTATGAGCTTTGCGACAGCCTAGACCCCACGCAATGTGACCGGGCGCGTGTAATCATCGCTGTCTTTGATGGGTTGGGCGTCGATTTTGGCGATGCGCCGATTTCATATCTGACGGCATCCCATGGGGTGAGCGATACGCCCCTCATCTACCTTGGAAACGTCCCGCCCGATATTGAACTTGTGGCACAATCTGACGCTTCGGCCACGGCGGATGACTTGCTGGATACTGATGACGAAGACGCGGTGGTTTTCCCATTAATGACCCAAGGTGTGATTAGCACGCTCAATGTTCCGGTCACGGGTGTGGGCTACCTTCAGACGTGGATCGACTTTAATGGCGATGGGGTTTTCGAAGGCTCTTTTGGCGAAAACATCGCAAGCGATCTGCGCGACGATGGCACCGGGTTCGATGACGTGGCGGGCGATGGCGTGATCCAGATCGACGTGAGCGTGCCCAGCGATGCCACGACCTCTACTACTTTCGCGCGCTTCCGCTATTCTTCCGAGGCTGGGTTGCCTGTCGCCAGTTTTGCCGTCGACGGCGAGGTCGAGGATTACTCGCTTGTGATCGCGGCTGCCGATCTGGTGGACCGGGGTGATGCACCTGCAAGCTATGGCGAACCGCGTCACATCATTGTGCCGGACATCTATCTTGGCGGTGGGTTGCCCGATTCCGAGACTGAGACCATGTATAGTTCTAACGCGGATGGGGACGATCTTGATGGGATTGACGATGAGGATTCCATCGCCGTCTTTCCGGTGCTTGAAGCAGGTACGATCGTGCCGCTGACCATTCAAACCCATGAGACGTTAAGTGTGCAGCTTGCCCTTGGCATACCTGTGATCGAAGGTATCACAAACCTCCAAGTGTGGATCGACTTCAACCAGAACAATGTCTTTGACCCGACCGAGCAGGTCGCCGTCAACTTCCGCGATGGTGGTCTTGGCGATACTGATGGCAGCTTCAACAACCAGATCACCCTGAATATCCCGGTGCCCGCCGACATCGGCAATGGCACCAGCTTTGCGCGCGTCCGTTGGTCGACGTCGAGCGCGCTGACCCAAGACCCGTTCAGCGGTTTGAACTTCGATGGGGAGGTCGAGGATTACCTTGTGACCCTCGTCAATCTGCTTCCGCAAGGCGCAATAGAGGGCACACTTTACGAAGACGCCGACAGTTCTGGCAGCCGCGATGGGGCGGAAACCACATTGCCTGCGGGCATTGGCGTGACGCTTTTCGATGATGCCGGCACCCCGGTTGACCCTGCGGATGACACGGTTGTCGGGACAACCGAAACCGATGCGGCGGGGGCCTATCTGTTCAGCAACCTTGACACGGCACGCGGCTATCTGGTGGAGGTGGATGAGACAGATCCCGAGATTCCTGCGGGGCTGGTTCTGACCACTGGCAACCCGATCGCAAGCCTTGCCGTTGATATCGGAAGCGGCAGCGCCGTCAGCTATGACTTTGGGTTTGAAAATGCGCCGACACAGGCCGATCTGGCGCTCGCTCAGACCATCCTGCACGCCGGGGACGGTACGCCCGCGACCGAGGCAGCGGCGGGGGATGCGTTGGATATTGTGTTGACCCTATCGAACAGTGGCCCCGGCAGCCCGTCAGATGTTCGCGTGCTTGATCTGATCCCTGATGGCTTTGCTTATGTCTCTGATGATGCGGCGGCGCAGGGCGATAGTTATGACCCCGCGACCGGGGTGTGGTTGCTCGGCGATCTTCTTGCGGGCAGCAGCCATAGTCTGACGATCCGCGTGACAATGCAGAGCGACGGGACATATGAAAATCAGGCAGAGATCATCGGCAGCTCGCTGATCGACCCAGACAGTGATCCCGACACCGGCGCGCTGGTGGATGATCTGGGCGACGGGTTGGTAGACGATGATGAGGCACGCGCCAGCGTGACCCTTAGCACAACCGGACCCGTCCTTTCCGGTACAGTCTTTTTTGACATCGGTGCCAGCGGCGCGGCCTATGACGGAACGCAGCAGAGCGGTGAACAGGGAACAGATCGCGCCAAAGTGCAGATATTTGATGCGGGTGGCGTGTTGCTTGCTACGCCCGCCGTGGCGGCGGATGGCATATGGCGCGCGACTTTGCCTGATGGGTATAGCGGTGCGGTCACTGTCACAGCATTGCCCGGCACTGGCCTGTTGAACGTGTCAGAGAGCGGCGCCGCACTGCCGGGGCTGGTCAACAGTGACCCGTATGATGGCAGCATCACCTTCACACCTGCGGCGGCCACGTCCTATGCTACGCTCGATTTCGGCATGGTCGAAGCGGCCCGGTTGAACCAGTCGCAAGAGAGAACTATCCGAGCCGGGCAGGTCTTGGCGCTGCGGCATGAATATATCGCCGCCGCACCGGGCAGCGTATCGTTCAGCATCGCGGGCGAAGCCTCTACCCCCGACGGGGCATTCTCAACCGCGCTTTACGAAGACACAGATTGCGACGGCACAGCCGATCAAACGATCACTGGACCGCTGTCAACCGATGCGGGCACGCTGATTTGCGTGCTGGCAAGGGTCACTGCCTCAGGTGCCGCGACGCAGGGATCGACCTATCGTTTCGACCTTTTGGCCGATACCAGCTATGGTGCCAGCGGGTTGAGCCAGCAAAACGACAACACGGATCGATTGGTGGTAGAGGCGGCCCAAGGCACGCTGCAACTGACCAAAACCGTCCGCAATGTGACCCAAGGCAGCCCCGAAGGGGTCAGCAACGGTGCCTCTGCCGGGGATTTGCTGGAATACCGCATCTATGTCGAAACCGTCGGCACCGTGCCCGCGCGTGATATCGTCGTCTACGACAGAACGCCGCCCTATACTGCGCTGTCATCTGCGGTGCCCAGCCCGATTACATTGGCCGATGGGGTGGAGTGCACGCTGGATGAACCGCTGGCAAATGCACCGGGCTATGATGGTGCATTGCGCTGGTCCTGCACGGGGGTGCTGCAACCGGGCGCGCAGGGATTTGTTGCCTTCGAAGTCAGCATTCAATAG
- a CDS encoding iron-siderophore ABC transporter substrate-binding protein produces the protein MAQDFPVTVEHAFGETVVAERPERVVSVGWANHEVPLALGIVPVGFARASWGDDDGDGLLPWVTEALDELGAEVPTLFDEGDGIDFEAVASTQPDVILAAYSGLSQSDYETLSRIAPVIAYPEAAWTTTWREMIRQNAAGLGMAEEGDAMVAEIETRIETARAEHPELAGKTGMFVTHLDPRDLSTIGFYAAADQRVQFLTDIGMATPQAVRDASEAGKYSGRVSAERIDLFEDVDVVVTYGNQARLDELTKNPLIARFPAVARGSVVLLANDPMGTAANPTPLSIDYVLDDYLARLSAAATRAE, from the coding sequence ATGGCCCAGGACTTTCCCGTCACCGTTGAACACGCCTTTGGCGAAACGGTTGTCGCAGAGCGCCCCGAGCGGGTGGTTTCGGTTGGTTGGGCCAACCACGAAGTGCCCTTGGCCCTCGGCATTGTCCCGGTCGGTTTCGCACGCGCCTCCTGGGGTGATGACGATGGCGATGGGTTGCTGCCATGGGTGACCGAAGCGCTCGACGAATTGGGCGCTGAGGTGCCAACGCTTTTCGATGAGGGCGACGGGATTGACTTCGAAGCCGTGGCCAGCACCCAACCTGATGTGATCCTCGCCGCATATTCCGGCCTGTCGCAGTCCGACTATGAAACGCTAAGCCGTATCGCACCGGTTATCGCCTATCCCGAAGCGGCGTGGACAACCACATGGCGCGAGATGATCCGCCAGAATGCTGCCGGCCTTGGCATGGCCGAGGAGGGCGACGCGATGGTCGCCGAAATCGAAACACGCATCGAAACCGCCCGCGCAGAGCATCCTGAACTGGCAGGCAAAACCGGCATGTTCGTAACTCACCTTGATCCGCGTGACCTCAGTACCATCGGTTTTTATGCTGCCGCCGACCAGCGCGTGCAATTCCTGACCGATATTGGCATGGCGACACCCCAAGCGGTGCGTGACGCCAGTGAGGCAGGAAAATACTCAGGCCGCGTCAGTGCAGAACGGATCGACCTATTTGAAGACGTGGACGTGGTGGTCACCTATGGCAATCAGGCACGGTTGGATGAGTTGACGAAAAACCCGTTGATCGCACGGTTCCCGGCGGTTGCCCGTGGGTCGGTTGTGCTGCTCGCGAATGATCCAATGGGCACCGCTGCTAACCCGACGCCGCTGTCGATTGACTATGTGCTCGACGATTACCTCGCGCGCCTGAGCGCCGCAGCCACGCGCGCCGAATAA
- a CDS encoding iron ABC transporter permease, which translates to MQVQRPQRLAGFALLLGLLALMTGLSLTVGARSVPWDEIWAGITGQIETIGAAAVAVRMPRTALAILAGAALGLAGAVMQGISRNPLADPGILGVNAGAALFVVVGIAWFDINGAHSYLWLGIAGAGVTAVFVYLIGSAGQGGATPLKLTLAGTATSVAVSAFIIAVVLPRNDIAGSVQSWQVGGVGGASFETLLPAVPFALVGLLLSLASARVLNALALGEELATGLGQSVALGRLMAAAGAVILCGTATALCGPIGFVGLVVPHLCRMIAGVDYKLVLPLSALAGASMLGLSDVLGRIVARPNELDVGIVTAFVGAPFFIWTVRNHRMRGL; encoded by the coding sequence ATGCAGGTGCAGCGCCCCCAGCGGTTGGCAGGCTTTGCGCTTTTGCTCGGTTTGTTGGCTCTGATGACGGGCCTGTCGCTGACCGTGGGCGCGCGTTCTGTCCCATGGGACGAGATCTGGGCGGGGATAACCGGCCAGATCGAAACCATCGGGGCTGCGGCGGTTGCAGTGCGGATGCCGCGCACGGCGCTGGCCATATTGGCGGGTGCCGCGCTTGGTCTTGCGGGGGCGGTGATGCAGGGCATCAGCCGCAACCCGCTGGCCGATCCGGGCATCTTGGGTGTCAACGCGGGGGCGGCGCTGTTTGTCGTTGTGGGCATCGCTTGGTTCGACATCAACGGTGCGCATAGTTATCTGTGGCTCGGGATCGCCGGGGCGGGGGTGACGGCGGTCTTCGTCTATCTGATCGGCTCAGCCGGTCAGGGCGGGGCGACGCCGCTGAAACTCACCCTTGCGGGCACGGCGACCTCGGTCGCGGTATCGGCCTTTATCATCGCGGTGGTGCTACCGCGCAACGATATCGCGGGCTCTGTGCAATCTTGGCAGGTCGGCGGTGTTGGCGGTGCAAGTTTCGAGACACTTTTGCCTGCAGTGCCCTTTGCCTTGGTCGGCTTGCTATTAAGCCTTGCATCGGCCCGCGTTCTGAATGCGTTGGCTCTGGGCGAAGAGCTTGCCACTGGCCTTGGTCAAAGCGTCGCCTTGGGGCGCCTCATGGCTGCGGCGGGGGCGGTGATCCTATGTGGCACGGCGACGGCGCTTTGCGGGCCGATTGGTTTTGTCGGGCTGGTGGTGCCGCATCTGTGTCGGATGATTGCCGGGGTGGATTACAAGCTCGTGCTGCCGCTGTCGGCGCTGGCAGGCGCCTCGATGTTGGGGCTGTCGGATGTGCTGGGCCGTATCGTCGCGCGGCCGAATGAATTGGACGTTGGTATTGTTACCGCCTTTGTCGGCGCGCCCTTCTTTATCTGGACGGTGCGCAATCACAGGATGCGCGGGTTATGA
- a CDS encoding molybdopterin-dependent oxidoreductase codes for MIVQTLAKTIAAAALTIGLASAVVAQNEEAVLNVTLAEETHSFTLSDLKSMPVSRFETTTIWTDGAQAFEGVSLKHLFETLNVDEGTITATAINDYAVEIPMSDAVEDGPIIAYHTNGEEMSRRDKGPLWVVYPYDNDIAYQTELVYSRSIWQLDRISVE; via the coding sequence ATGATCGTTCAAACTCTCGCCAAGACCATCGCCGCTGCCGCACTCACAATCGGCCTTGCCTCTGCGGTGGTCGCCCAAAACGAAGAAGCAGTGCTTAATGTGACGTTGGCCGAAGAAACCCACAGCTTTACGCTATCAGACCTTAAGTCGATGCCGGTCTCTCGCTTTGAGACGACAACCATCTGGACCGATGGCGCGCAGGCGTTTGAAGGCGTCTCTCTTAAACACCTGTTTGAGACCTTGAACGTCGATGAGGGAACGATCACCGCAACGGCTATCAATGACTACGCCGTGGAAATCCCGATGTCCGACGCCGTCGAGGATGGCCCGATCATCGCCTACCACACCAACGGTGAAGAAATGTCGCGCCGTGATAAAGGGCCGCTCTGGGTTGTTTACCCTTATGACAACGACATCGCCTACCAGACTGAACTGGTCTACAGCCGATCGATCTGGCAGCTTGATCGAATTAGTGTCGAGTAG
- a CDS encoding response regulator transcription factor: MSLRILIADDHDMVRETIAMFLDADGATVTEAASVLAGALDKIKTQPPYDLVLLDYTMPGMKGLQGLQTVLDINEGRPVGLISGTATRLIAEQALEMGAIGFLPKTLPAKSLVNAVRFMAAGETYAPVSFMSGKDNPEETDFEKALSERERQVLRGLMTAQSNKEIARDLDLQEVTIKLHVKTLCRKLDAKNRTDAAILARDAGFV; this comes from the coding sequence ATGTCTTTGCGTATTTTAATTGCCGATGATCACGACATGGTCCGAGAGACCATCGCTATGTTTCTTGATGCAGATGGTGCAACCGTCACCGAAGCGGCAAGCGTTCTGGCAGGCGCACTGGACAAGATCAAAACCCAACCACCCTACGATTTGGTGCTGCTTGATTATACTATGCCCGGCATGAAAGGCCTGCAAGGTCTGCAGACCGTACTTGATATAAATGAAGGCCGCCCCGTCGGGCTGATCTCTGGCACGGCGACCAGACTAATTGCAGAACAAGCACTGGAAATGGGGGCTATTGGCTTCCTGCCAAAAACATTACCCGCGAAATCACTGGTCAACGCGGTTCGCTTTATGGCCGCGGGGGAAACCTATGCCCCGGTCTCATTCATGTCGGGCAAAGATAACCCCGAAGAGACCGATTTTGAGAAAGCCCTGTCAGAACGCGAGCGCCAAGTGCTGCGCGGATTGATGACTGCCCAGTCTAACAAAGAGATCGCGCGCGACCTCGATCTGCAGGAAGTAACGATAAAACTGCATGTCAAAACACTTTGTCGCAAATTGGATGCAAAGAATCGCACGGATGCTGCGATTCTTGCACGTGACGCTGGCTTCGTCTGA
- a CDS encoding ATP-binding protein, with amino-acid sequence MLILVVGMSIAAYLAYNIWDRIRALDSAQQDHAEWVFTQIEIEFLKTDRALAEAQSATPEALDELRKRFDIFYSRVLLAERVRNNAEAKPQIRELRVLLDSFLPTIDGTDAELAAALGDIDGMLRAVEDIPREIALASIAIASEISQNERHEIVRLIEVMAAIVLIVTLALVGAVYRLSRQASRLNSTSQMVEENHLRLATTLQASLDAIVVINAQGEIEDFNGSAEEIFGITHEAAKGSDYISLLIPPADRMAHRERLMKFHQTGETEVADKGRREFEMIDQEGRIFPVEMSVSQSPSAQGSLFIAYIRDITEKRLREAEIIAARDEALDAYQEKSRFFAMMSHEMRTPLNGVISALQLLLDDRLDDEQKRYLDAAMTSGEILLGHINDVLAIERSEAGTYEQVRQACDMTALMTGIINTMEPLAEAGGTQLHLDLTQLDDKSIVTDPRAIQQVLVNLLSNAIKFSPGGDVTLRGWFAKADAGEEFHLQVADNGSGIPASDIDRIFEDFVSLDSRYERRTGGTGLGLGIVRRLVKRLGGEITCESTVGEGTSFTLRLPVELAVMIETCCDETPDVHNKRVEQTPAQRLNLLLVDDNEINRELIKAMLERIGHDVTLATGGREAIDIAEGATFDAILMDISMPEVNGIQATKAILSGSGPNHATPIIAVTAHAMPKEREEFSAVGMSGFLQKPLDMKVLRAELREVQVRTALPEEALRKQAENAPTPVQGKPAKRPLLNDQQMLDLIDLLGEEKLRERVQKLSDQVADDLPALMAADALPNLQARAHAMAGMCGMLGADRLHGLLKEIETACKTDRHEEARGLCNALPDTWNATKAAMQARVGF; translated from the coding sequence ATGCTCATCCTTGTTGTAGGGATGAGTATCGCCGCCTATCTGGCCTATAACATCTGGGATCGGATTCGGGCTCTCGATAGTGCGCAGCAGGATCACGCCGAATGGGTTTTTACCCAAATTGAGATTGAGTTTCTCAAGACAGACCGTGCTTTGGCCGAGGCACAATCCGCCACGCCCGAAGCGCTGGATGAGCTTCGCAAACGGTTCGACATCTTCTACAGCCGCGTTCTTTTGGCCGAGCGGGTACGCAACAATGCCGAGGCCAAGCCGCAGATCCGCGAGTTGCGGGTTCTACTCGATAGTTTCTTGCCGACGATTGATGGCACGGATGCCGAACTGGCCGCCGCGCTGGGCGATATTGACGGGATGCTGCGCGCAGTAGAAGATATCCCGCGCGAAATCGCTTTGGCTTCCATCGCGATCGCCAGTGAAATATCCCAAAACGAACGCCATGAAATTGTGCGCCTGATCGAAGTGATGGCGGCGATTGTATTGATCGTTACCTTGGCATTGGTCGGCGCTGTTTATCGCCTGTCGCGGCAGGCCAGCCGATTAAACAGCACGTCGCAGATGGTCGAAGAAAACCACCTCCGCCTTGCCACGACACTCCAAGCCTCTCTGGATGCTATCGTGGTCATCAACGCGCAGGGAGAGATCGAAGATTTCAATGGGTCAGCTGAAGAGATATTTGGGATCACCCATGAGGCGGCGAAGGGCAGTGACTATATCAGCCTGCTGATTCCCCCTGCTGACCGCATGGCGCACCGCGAACGTCTTATGAAATTCCACCAAACCGGTGAAACAGAGGTGGCCGATAAGGGCCGACGCGAATTCGAGATGATCGACCAAGAGGGTCGCATTTTCCCGGTAGAGATGTCCGTCTCGCAATCGCCGTCGGCGCAGGGGTCGCTTTTCATCGCTTATATCCGTGACATCACCGAAAAGCGCCTGCGCGAAGCCGAAATCATCGCCGCACGTGATGAGGCCTTGGACGCCTATCAAGAAAAATCACGTTTCTTCGCCATGATGAGCCATGAGATGCGCACCCCGCTCAATGGTGTGATCTCTGCTTTGCAATTGTTGCTGGATGATAGGCTCGATGATGAGCAGAAACGCTATCTTGATGCAGCAATGACCTCGGGGGAAATTCTGCTGGGGCATATTAATGACGTGCTAGCGATTGAGCGCAGCGAGGCGGGGACTTATGAACAGGTGCGGCAGGCCTGCGATATGACCGCGCTGATGACGGGGATCATCAACACGATGGAGCCTCTGGCCGAAGCTGGTGGCACCCAACTGCATCTTGATCTGACACAGTTGGACGACAAATCCATCGTTACCGATCCTCGGGCGATCCAGCAGGTGCTGGTCAATCTATTAAGCAACGCGATCAAGTTCAGCCCCGGCGGCGATGTGACCCTTAGAGGCTGGTTTGCCAAAGCAGATGCGGGGGAGGAGTTTCACCTGCAGGTCGCAGATAACGGTTCTGGCATTCCGGCCAGTGATATTGACCGTATCTTCGAAGATTTCGTTTCGCTCGACAGCCGGTATGAGCGCCGAACCGGGGGCACCGGGTTGGGGCTTGGGATCGTGCGCCGTTTGGTCAAACGGCTGGGCGGCGAGATCACCTGCGAGTCCACGGTGGGGGAGGGGACAAGCTTCACGCTGCGCCTGCCGGTGGAACTCGCTGTGATGATAGAGACCTGCTGTGATGAGACGCCTGATGTGCATAACAAACGTGTTGAGCAGACCCCAGCACAACGGCTGAACCTGTTGTTGGTGGATGATAATGAGATCAACCGCGAGCTTATCAAAGCGATGCTTGAGCGGATCGGCCATGATGTCACCCTTGCGACCGGGGGGCGCGAAGCGATTGATATCGCGGAAGGCGCAACTTTCGACGCGATTTTGATGGATATCTCCATGCCAGAGGTGAATGGTATTCAGGCGACAAAGGCAATTCTATCCGGCAGTGGCCCTAACCATGCGACGCCGATTATTGCCGTAACGGCCCATGCCATGCCCAAAGAGCGCGAGGAGTTTAGTGCAGTCGGCATGTCGGGTTTCTTGCAAAAACCCTTGGATATGAAAGTATTGCGCGCTGAATTGCGAGAGGTTCAGGTGCGCACGGCTTTGCCTGAAGAGGCGTTGCGAAAACAGGCGGAAAATGCGCCGACACCGGTTCAGGGAAAACCCGCGAAACGTCCTTTGTTGAACGACCAACAGATGTTGGATTTGATCGACCTGCTGGGCGAAGAGAAACTGCGCGAACGTGTTCAAAAACTGTCCGATCAGGTCGCGGATGATCTGCCAGCCCTGATGGCGGCCGACGCCTTGCCTAATCTACAGGCGCGTGCCCACGCCATGGCCGGGATGTGCGGCATGCTCGGGGCGGATCGGCTGCATGGGTTGCTCAAAGAGATCGAGACCGCATGCAAAACCGACAGGCACGAAGAGGCACGCGGCCTATGCAATGCTTTGCCGGATACGTGGAACGCCACGAAGGCGGCGATGCAGGCGCGGGTTGGCTTCTGA